One Kitasatospora sp. NBC_01266 genomic window carries:
- a CDS encoding DUF3592 domain-containing protein — MSRCEHEVLMGCWWSGLALLVLGVPAIALGLARFARHGTEVQGTVTEVLVPERQGAAPLLLVVRFTDPASEREVIGSPSCGRVPLAGWPGQPIAVRYLPDAPDRFQIGPQTSVFDVALTSLLVMTLGSVALVLTRWTDPDAIATSGVLAASGLALATATVLTRRAGRRERSTLLREKGIVGHGRIVGTLVVDGGGDNAHRYHPVLSFTAADGEQVIGVDLHTHSRESYPVDGAPLPVRHLPENPLLFGLDAPVRQTFAERGQAVGIIGVGLVAALACCGGLVTLGGNLPGH; from the coding sequence ATGAGCCGGTGCGAGCACGAGGTACTGATGGGCTGTTGGTGGAGCGGCCTGGCACTGCTCGTGCTGGGCGTGCCCGCGATCGCGCTGGGGCTGGCCAGGTTCGCCCGGCACGGCACCGAGGTCCAGGGCACGGTCACCGAGGTGCTGGTCCCGGAGCGGCAGGGCGCCGCCCCGCTGCTGCTGGTGGTGCGGTTCACCGATCCCGCCTCGGAGCGTGAGGTGATCGGGTCCCCGTCCTGCGGGCGGGTGCCGCTGGCCGGCTGGCCGGGGCAGCCGATCGCGGTGCGGTATCTGCCCGACGCGCCGGACCGGTTCCAGATCGGGCCGCAGACCAGCGTGTTCGACGTGGCACTGACCAGCCTGCTGGTGATGACACTGGGCTCGGTCGCGCTGGTGCTGACCCGCTGGACCGACCCGGACGCGATCGCGACCAGCGGCGTGCTCGCCGCCTCCGGCCTGGCGCTGGCCACGGCCACCGTGCTGACCCGGCGGGCCGGCCGGCGCGAACGGTCCACCCTGCTGCGCGAGAAGGGGATCGTCGGCCACGGGCGGATCGTCGGCACCCTGGTGGTGGACGGCGGCGGCGACAACGCGCACCGCTACCACCCGGTGCTCAGCTTCACCGCGGCCGACGGCGAACAGGTGATCGGGGTCGACCTGCACACCCACAGCCGCGAGAGCTATCCGGTGGACGGCGCGCCGCTGCCGGTGCGCCATCTCCCGGAGAACCCACTGCTCTTCGGCCTCGACGCCCCGGTCCGGCAGACGTTCGCCGAGCGGGGGCAGGCGGTCGGCATCATCGGTGTCGGGCTGGTCGCGGCCCTCGCCTGCTGCGGGGGGCTGGTCACGCTGGGCGGCAACCTCCCCGGCCACTGA
- a CDS encoding metallopeptidase family protein, whose translation MSRDDFESLVSDALDQIPSQLAAMMDNVAVFVEDEPDPATPDLLGLYEGTPLTERGEWYAGVLPDRIIIYRGPTLRLCETRELAVVEVRTTVIHEVAHHFGFDDHELHELGWS comes from the coding sequence ATGAGCCGGGACGATTTCGAATCTCTGGTCAGCGACGCCCTCGACCAGATCCCCTCGCAGCTGGCGGCGATGATGGACAACGTGGCCGTCTTCGTCGAGGACGAGCCCGACCCCGCGACACCCGACCTGCTCGGCCTCTACGAGGGGACTCCCCTCACCGAGCGGGGCGAGTGGTACGCCGGCGTCCTGCCCGATCGGATCATCATCTACCGCGGCCCCACCCTGCGGCTGTGCGAGACCCGGGAGCTCGCCGTCGTCGAGGTCCGCACCACCGTGATCCACGAAGTCGCCCACCACTTCGGCTTCGACGACCACGAGTTGCACGAGCTGGGCTGGTCCTGA
- a CDS encoding enoyl-CoA hydratase/isomerase family protein, which translates to MTTQPAAPAEPLVLARTDGRIGRLTLNRPRAINALNHPMITALHEQLTTWATDPAVAAVVITGAGERGLCAGGDIRFFHDDAKLGGAAARAFFRAEYRLNHLIARYPKPYVAVMDGLVLGGGVGVSAHGSVRVVTERSAVGMPETTIGFVPDVGGSWLLAHAPGELGTHLALTAGQLTGPDALYCGFADHFVPVERLADFTEALAELEPVEAVRRFATDAGPSPLAEQRAWIDECYAADSVAQIVARLLACGLPEAKEAAELIGAKSPTALTVTLAALRRARELPSLEAALDQEYRVSLAGLSSPDFVEGIRAQVVDKDRNPRWSPATLAEVEPAEVARHFAPLAAAEELGLA; encoded by the coding sequence ATGACCACGCAACCCGCCGCACCCGCCGAGCCGCTGGTGCTGGCCCGGACGGACGGCCGGATCGGCCGGCTCACCCTCAACCGCCCCCGCGCGATCAACGCGCTCAACCACCCGATGATCACCGCGCTGCACGAGCAGCTCACCACCTGGGCCACCGACCCCGCGGTGGCCGCCGTGGTGATCACCGGTGCGGGCGAGCGCGGCCTGTGCGCGGGCGGGGACATCCGCTTCTTCCACGACGACGCCAAGCTCGGTGGCGCGGCCGCCCGCGCCTTCTTCCGCGCCGAGTACCGGCTGAACCACCTCATCGCCCGCTACCCCAAGCCGTACGTGGCCGTGATGGACGGCCTGGTGCTGGGCGGCGGGGTCGGGGTCTCCGCGCACGGCTCGGTGCGGGTGGTCACCGAGCGCTCGGCCGTGGGCATGCCGGAGACCACCATCGGCTTCGTGCCGGATGTCGGCGGCAGTTGGCTGCTCGCACACGCCCCCGGCGAGCTGGGCACCCACCTGGCACTCACCGCCGGGCAGCTGACCGGCCCGGACGCGCTGTACTGCGGCTTCGCCGACCACTTCGTGCCCGTCGAGCGGCTCGCGGACTTCACCGAGGCCCTGGCCGAGCTCGAACCGGTCGAAGCGGTACGGCGGTTCGCCACCGACGCCGGGCCGTCCCCGCTGGCCGAGCAGCGGGCCTGGATCGACGAGTGCTACGCGGCCGACTCCGTCGCGCAGATCGTGGCGCGGCTGCTGGCCTGCGGGCTGCCGGAGGCCAAGGAGGCCGCCGAGCTGATCGGTGCCAAGTCACCGACCGCGCTCACGGTAACCCTGGCCGCACTCCGCCGGGCCCGCGAACTGCCGTCACTGGAAGCCGCGTTGGACCAGGAGTACCGGGTCTCGCTGGCCGGCCTGAGTTCGCCGGACTTCGTCGAGGGGATCCGGGCCCAGGTGGTCGACAAGGACCGCAACCCGCGCTGGTCGCCGGCCACCCTGGCCGAGGTGGAACCGGCCGAGGTGGCACGGCACTTCGCACCGCTCGCCGCGGCGGAGGAACTGGGGCTGGCCTGA
- a CDS encoding FAD/NAD(P)-binding protein, giving the protein MRKVRGATEVCIVGVGPRGLSVLERICANGRAGLGAGRVIVHLVDPAAPGPGRVWRTGQSRHLLMNTVASQVTVFTDRSVELAGPVEEGPSLYEWAGSLAQASAGRYDEETLAEARALGPDSYPTRAFYGHYLSWAFARIVAGAPAAVSVRTHRARAVALDDDYDAGDRAQRLLLDDGSVLAPLAAVVLAQGHLPCRATREEERLAQFAAEHGLTYVEPANPADLDLDQDLSAIGPGEPVLLRGLGLNFFDHLARFTLGRGGRFDRVAGQLVYRPSGREPQLFAGSRRGVPYHARGDNEKGPHGRYQPRLLTVELIARLRRRAGPLGWVHFDADLWPLIAKEVQGVYYAALLAQRGECDEGFLERYLTVDQPAQEAALLAGFGIAEAERWDWAKLSRPYGEREFADLAEYRAWLLDYLRADLREARRGNVSGPLKAALDVLRDLRNEIRLAVDHGGIEGHSYRDELSGWYTPLNAFLSIGPPPSRIEELIALIEAGVVELTGPGLRVTPAPDGSGFLAGSSRIGGRAVRTRVLIEARLPEPDLLRTTDPLLRHLLSTGQCRPYRLDCARGPQYETGGLAVTGRPYHLVDAAGRAHPRRFAFGVPTEAVHWVTAAGIRPGVGSVILADSDAIARAVLALAPGPLAGAVRPGASGARGSLADVSA; this is encoded by the coding sequence GTGAGGAAGGTCCGCGGTGCGACGGAGGTCTGCATCGTCGGTGTCGGGCCCCGGGGGCTCTCGGTGCTGGAGCGGATCTGCGCGAACGGGCGGGCCGGGCTGGGGGCGGGCCGGGTGATCGTCCATCTGGTCGACCCGGCGGCGCCGGGGCCTGGCCGGGTCTGGCGGACCGGGCAGTCCCGGCATCTGCTGATGAACACGGTGGCTTCCCAGGTCACCGTCTTCACCGATCGCAGCGTCGAGTTGGCCGGGCCGGTGGAGGAGGGGCCGAGCCTCTACGAGTGGGCCGGTTCGCTGGCTCAGGCATCGGCCGGGCGGTACGACGAGGAGACGCTCGCCGAGGCCCGCGCGCTCGGTCCGGACTCCTATCCCACCCGCGCCTTCTACGGCCACTATCTGAGCTGGGCGTTCGCCCGGATCGTGGCCGGCGCGCCCGCGGCGGTCAGTGTGCGCACCCACCGGGCGCGGGCGGTCGCGCTGGACGACGACTACGACGCGGGGGACCGGGCCCAGCGGCTGCTGCTGGACGACGGCAGCGTGCTGGCCCCGCTGGCCGCCGTGGTGCTGGCCCAGGGGCACCTGCCGTGCCGGGCCACCCGTGAGGAGGAGCGGCTGGCGCAGTTCGCCGCCGAGCACGGCCTGACCTATGTCGAGCCGGCCAACCCGGCGGACCTGGACCTCGACCAGGACCTGTCGGCGATCGGGCCCGGTGAGCCGGTGCTGCTGCGCGGGCTCGGGCTCAACTTCTTCGATCACCTGGCCCGGTTCACGCTCGGCCGCGGTGGCCGCTTCGACCGGGTGGCCGGGCAGCTGGTCTACCGGCCGTCGGGGCGCGAGCCGCAGCTCTTCGCCGGGTCCCGGCGTGGCGTGCCCTACCACGCGCGCGGCGACAACGAGAAGGGCCCGCACGGGCGTTACCAGCCGAGGCTGCTCACCGTGGAGCTGATAGCCCGGCTGCGCAGGCGGGCCGGGCCGCTCGGCTGGGTGCACTTCGACGCGGACCTCTGGCCGCTGATCGCCAAGGAGGTGCAGGGCGTCTACTACGCGGCCCTGCTGGCCCAGCGCGGCGAGTGCGACGAGGGCTTTCTGGAGCGGTATCTGACGGTCGATCAACCAGCGCAAGAGGCGGCGTTACTGGCGGGCTTCGGCATCGCCGAGGCCGAGCGCTGGGACTGGGCGAAGCTCTCCCGGCCTTACGGAGAGCGGGAGTTCGCCGACCTCGCGGAGTACCGCGCGTGGCTGCTCGACTACCTGCGCGCGGATCTGCGCGAGGCCCGCCGGGGCAATGTCAGCGGCCCGCTCAAGGCGGCCCTGGACGTGCTGCGCGACCTGCGCAACGAGATCCGGCTCGCGGTGGACCACGGCGGGATCGAAGGGCACTCCTACCGGGACGAGTTGAGCGGCTGGTACACGCCGCTGAACGCCTTCCTGTCGATCGGACCGCCGCCCTCGCGGATCGAGGAGCTGATCGCGCTGATCGAGGCGGGGGTGGTCGAACTCACCGGCCCCGGACTGCGGGTGACGCCCGCGCCGGACGGTTCGGGGTTCCTGGCCGGCTCCAGCAGGATCGGCGGCCGCGCGGTGCGGACCCGGGTGCTGATCGAGGCCCGGCTGCCGGAACCCGACCTGCTGCGCACCACCGACCCGTTGCTGCGCCACCTGCTGAGCACCGGGCAGTGCCGGCCGTACCGGCTGGACTGCGCGCGCGGGCCGCAGTACGAGACGGGCGGGCTCGCGGTCACCGGGCGTCCGTACCACCTGGTCGACGCGGCGGGGCGGGCCCATCCCCGGCGGTTCGCGTTCGGGGTGCCGACCGAGGCGGTGCACTGGGTGACGGCGGCCGGGATCCGCCCGGGGGTGGGCTCGGTGATCCTGGCCGACTCCGACGCGATCGCCCGCGCGGTGCTGGCGCTGGCCCCCGGGCCGCTCGCCGGGGCGGTGCGGCCCGGGGCGAGCGGTGCGCGGGGCTCGCTCGCCGACGTCAGCGCCTGA
- a CDS encoding nucleotidyltransferase domain-containing protein, translating into MRVLLSGVVGSTAYGLARDGSDVDRLGVFAVDTAELHGLRRPVESVVDTAPDRTWHEAAKWCRLALVCNPTVSELVWLSPELYEERTALGEELIGLRERFLSARAVRSAYLGYAGQQLRKLRTREAGSRAAKPARHLVRLLEQAVGLHETGELRVRLADPERVRELGERIARCPEVAEPLLARAEQRLDRPGVLPEAPDEAPVEDWLRRVRLAHLAVAG; encoded by the coding sequence ATGCGGGTGTTGTTGTCCGGGGTCGTGGGGTCGACGGCGTACGGGTTGGCGCGGGACGGGTCGGATGTGGATCGGCTCGGGGTGTTCGCGGTGGACACGGCGGAGTTGCACGGGTTGCGGCGGCCGGTGGAGTCGGTGGTGGACACGGCGCCGGACCGGACCTGGCACGAGGCGGCGAAATGGTGCCGACTGGCGCTGGTGTGCAATCCGACGGTGTCCGAACTGGTTTGGCTGTCGCCGGAGTTGTACGAGGAGCGGACCGCGCTGGGGGAGGAGCTGATCGGGCTGCGGGAGCGGTTTCTCAGTGCGCGGGCGGTGCGGTCGGCGTATCTCGGGTACGCGGGACAGCAGTTGCGCAAGCTGCGGACCCGGGAGGCCGGGTCGCGGGCCGCCAAGCCCGCGCGGCACCTGGTGCGGCTTCTCGAGCAGGCGGTCGGCCTGCACGAGACCGGTGAGCTGCGGGTCCGGCTCGCCGATCCGGAGCGGGTGCGCGAGTTGGGCGAGCGGATCGCGCGGTGCCCGGAGGTCGCGGAGCCGCTGCTGGCCCGGGCCGAGCAGCGGCTGGACCGGCCCGGCGTGCTGCCGGAGGCGCCGGACGAGGCGCCGGTGGAGGACTGGCTGCGCCGGGTGCGGCTGGCGCACCTCGCGGTGGCCGGGTGA
- a CDS encoding DEAD/DEAH box helicase produces MSLVDDDRFVMPANTQDEALDAADLIDTDTTIDTLDAIEAEGDELTDADDAIEADDAVEAEPTITFGDLGLHDDVVRALAKRGVTTPFPIQAATIPDALAGKDVLGRGRTGSGKTLSFGLPLLTRLADGERTKPKHPRGLILVPTRELAMQVADALEPFGSVLGLKLKVVCGGTSMSNQIYALERGVDILVATPGRLRDLINRGTAKLADVQTVVLDEADQMADMGFLPEVTEILDQVPAGGQRLLFSATLENEIDSLVKRYLSNPVTHEVDAAQGAVTTMSHHILVVKPKDKAPITNAIAARKGRTIIFVRTQMGADRVAEQLIEAGVKADALHGGMTQGARTRVLGDFKDGYVNVVVATDVAARGIHVDGIDLVLNVDPAGDHKDYLHRSGRTARAGRSGAVVTLVLPHQRRGVFRLMEDAGVDASRHILDHAFDAEVAKITGARSLIEVQAESASGIAGAAEREVAEMTRQLERAQRRATELREEADRLSARAARERAELGIEDEAPVAEAAESTEAVAVAEQPVREAREERTPAYREARNDRPSYGDRGDRGGFGGGRDRDDRGGRSFGGDRPARSFGDRDNRGDRGGFGGGRDRDDRGGRSFGGDRPARSFGDRDNRGDRGGFGGGRDRDDRGGRSFGGDRPARSFGDRDNRGDRGGFGGGRDRDDRGGRSFGGDRPARSFGDRDNRGDRGGFGGGRDRDDRGGRSFGGDRPARPFGDRDNRGGGAGSSTSRPFARRDDHRSGGRPQGGSSFGDRDRGGFGGGRDRDNRGGSSFNGGDRKPRWKS; encoded by the coding sequence TTGTCTCTCGTTGACGACGACCGCTTCGTCATGCCCGCGAACACCCAGGACGAGGCGCTCGACGCCGCCGACCTGATCGACACCGACACCACCATCGACACCCTGGACGCCATCGAGGCCGAGGGTGACGAGCTGACCGACGCCGATGACGCCATCGAGGCCGACGACGCTGTCGAGGCCGAGCCCACCATCACCTTCGGCGACCTCGGTCTGCACGACGACGTGGTCCGGGCGCTCGCCAAGCGCGGCGTCACCACCCCGTTCCCGATCCAGGCCGCGACCATCCCGGACGCGCTGGCCGGCAAGGACGTGCTGGGCCGTGGCCGCACCGGCTCCGGCAAGACCCTGAGCTTCGGCCTGCCGCTGCTCACCCGCCTCGCCGACGGCGAGCGCACCAAGCCCAAGCACCCGCGCGGCCTGATCCTGGTCCCGACCCGCGAGCTGGCCATGCAGGTCGCCGACGCGCTGGAGCCGTTCGGCTCGGTGCTCGGCCTCAAGCTCAAGGTGGTCTGCGGCGGCACCTCGATGTCGAACCAGATCTACGCCCTGGAGCGTGGCGTCGACATCCTGGTCGCCACCCCGGGCCGCCTGCGCGACCTGATCAACCGCGGCACCGCCAAGCTCGCCGACGTCCAGACCGTCGTGCTCGACGAGGCCGACCAGATGGCCGACATGGGCTTCCTGCCCGAGGTCACCGAGATCCTCGACCAGGTCCCGGCCGGCGGCCAGCGCCTGCTCTTCTCCGCCACCCTGGAGAACGAGATCGACAGCCTGGTCAAGCGCTACCTGAGCAACCCGGTCACCCACGAGGTCGACGCGGCCCAGGGCGCGGTCACCACCATGAGCCACCACATCCTCGTGGTGAAGCCCAAGGACAAGGCGCCGATCACCAACGCGATCGCCGCCCGCAAGGGCCGCACGATCATCTTCGTCCGCACCCAGATGGGTGCCGACCGGGTCGCGGAGCAGCTGATCGAGGCCGGCGTCAAGGCCGACGCGCTGCACGGCGGCATGACCCAGGGCGCCCGTACCCGGGTGCTGGGCGACTTCAAGGACGGCTACGTCAACGTGGTCGTCGCCACCGACGTGGCGGCCCGCGGTATCCACGTGGACGGCATCGACCTGGTGCTCAACGTGGACCCGGCCGGTGACCACAAGGACTACCTGCACCGCTCCGGCCGTACCGCTCGCGCGGGCCGCTCCGGTGCCGTCGTCACCCTGGTGCTGCCGCACCAGCGTCGTGGCGTCTTCCGCCTGATGGAGGACGCGGGCGTCGACGCCTCGCGCCACATCCTGGACCACGCCTTCGACGCCGAGGTCGCCAAGATCACCGGCGCCCGCTCGCTGATCGAGGTCCAGGCGGAGAGCGCCTCGGGCATCGCCGGTGCGGCGGAGCGCGAGGTCGCCGAGATGACCCGCCAGCTGGAGCGCGCGCAGCGCCGGGCGACCGAGCTGCGCGAGGAGGCCGACCGCCTCTCCGCGCGGGCCGCCCGCGAGCGCGCCGAGCTCGGCATCGAGGACGAGGCTCCGGTGGCCGAGGCCGCCGAGTCGACCGAGGCCGTGGCCGTGGCCGAGCAGCCGGTGCGTGAGGCTCGCGAGGAGCGCACGCCGGCCTACCGCGAGGCGCGCAACGACCGCCCGTCGTACGGCGACCGTGGTGACCGTGGCGGTTTCGGTGGCGGTCGTGACCGTGATGACCGTGGCGGTCGTTCGTTCGGTGGGGACCGTCCGGCGCGTTCGTTCGGTGACCGGGACAACCGTGGTGACCGTGGTGGCTTCGGTGGCGGTCGTGACCGTGATGACCGTGGTGGCCGTTCGTTCGGTGGGGACCGTCCGGCGCGTTCGTTCGGTGACCGGGACAACCGTGGTGACCGTGGTGGCTTCGGTGGCGGTCGTGACCGTGATGACCGTGGTGGCCGTTCGTTCGGTGGGGACCGTCCGGCGCGTTCGTTCGGTGACCGGGACAACCGTGGTGACCGTGGCGGTTTCGGTGGCGGTCGTGACCGTGATGACCGTGGTGGCCGTTCGTTCGGTGGGGACCGTCCGGCGCGTTCGTTCGGTGACCGGGACAACCGTGGTGACCGTGGTGGCTTCGGTGGCGGTCGTGACCGTGATGACCGTGGTGGCCGTTCGTTCGGTGGGGACCGTCCGGCGCGCCCCTTCGGTGACCGCGACAACCGTGGCGGCGGCGCCGGCAGCAGCACCAGCCGTCCGTTCGCCCGCCGCGACGACCACCGCTCGGGTGGCCGTCCGCAGGGTGGCTCCTCCTTCGGCGACCGCGACCGCGGTGGCTTCGGTGGCGGCCGTGACCGTGACAACCGTGGCGGCAGCAGCTTCAACGGCGGCGACCGCAAGCCGCGTTGGAAGAGCTGA
- a CDS encoding TIGR02452 family protein has product MSSRLSQLAKENEEIAERGAYLGPRGAVVAIGEQLAAARAGTVCHPPEGPTGAPSAGPGAPVLEVTAEGSLQAAARLVRENGGSAAGSVGVLTFASARNPGGGYLRGARAQEEDLCRTALLYQCLLAVPDYYAAHRASADLRYSHRVIFSPAVPVIRDEHGELLARPYPVSFLTSAAPNAGQLALRGELRGELRDQDGELRVLLAERAGRVLAVAARHGVRQLVLGAWGCGVFRNDPAQVAGAFEVALASSGGAFERVVFAVRDRAKVSANRAAFEARFGLSLSGRGGCRPA; this is encoded by the coding sequence ATGAGCAGCAGACTGAGCCAACTGGCCAAGGAGAACGAAGAGATCGCGGAGCGCGGCGCCTACCTCGGGCCGCGCGGCGCGGTGGTGGCGATCGGGGAGCAGCTGGCGGCGGCGCGGGCCGGCACCGTCTGCCATCCACCGGAAGGCCCAACTGGCGCACCGTCAGCTGGCCCTGGTGCGCCGGTGCTCGAAGTGACCGCCGAGGGCAGCCTGCAGGCCGCCGCCCGGCTGGTGCGGGAGAACGGCGGGTCGGCGGCCGGGTCGGTCGGGGTGCTCACTTTCGCCTCCGCGCGCAACCCCGGCGGTGGCTACCTGCGCGGGGCCCGGGCGCAGGAGGAGGACCTGTGCCGCACCGCGCTGCTCTACCAGTGCCTGCTGGCGGTACCCGACTACTACGCGGCGCACCGGGCCTCGGCCGACCTGCGGTACAGCCACCGGGTGATCTTCTCGCCCGCCGTGCCGGTGATCCGCGACGAGCACGGCGAGCTGCTCGCGCGGCCGTACCCCGTCTCGTTCCTCACCTCGGCCGCGCCGAACGCCGGACAGCTCGCGCTGCGCGGCGAGTTGCGCGGTGAGTTGCGCGACCAGGATGGCGAGTTGCGGGTGTTGCTGGCGGAGCGGGCCGGCCGGGTGCTGGCGGTGGCGGCGCGGCACGGGGTGCGGCAGCTGGTGCTGGGTGCGTGGGGGTGCGGGGTGTTCCGCAACGATCCGGCGCAGGTCGCGGGGGCGTTCGAGGTGGCGCTGGCCTCGTCCGGGGGCGCCTTCGAGCGGGTGGTCTTCGCGGTCCGGGACCGTGCGAAGGTCTCGGCCAACCGGGCGGCCTTCGAGGCGCGGTTCGGGCTTTCGCTCAGTGGCCGGGGAGGTTGCCGCCCAGCGTGA